From the Paramormyrops kingsleyae isolate MSU_618 chromosome 7, PKINGS_0.4, whole genome shotgun sequence genome, one window contains:
- the LOC111849830 gene encoding palmitoyltransferase ZDHHC8B-like — protein MPGIVGKTFKPTTFIPVSSAATLLVGSTTLFFVFTCPWLTRTISPIVPLYNGIVFVFVLANFGMATFMDSGVFPRATEEEEDKEDDFRAPLYKNVEVKGIQVRMKWCASCHFYRPPRCSHCSVCDHCVEDFDHHCPWVNNCIGRRNYRYFFLFLLSLSIHMVGVFSFGLLFVMHHLERLEALQTTVTLAVMCVSGLFFIPVGGLTGFHMVLVVRGRTTNEQVTGKFKGGVNPFSRGCWGNTEYVLCSPLAPRYMVPPRKQPSVSIQPPFLQPELSDGQMTFMFRDNGKSNIFWTKSKGSLDVITLAPRPDPGEDCEPKPRLADGEGLSAQAFFKYQVPFGSVAEVQYCAAGEQVTISGRHRASASLDGVPRGQDYFSEPDLDLPDCRNQLAPWALQSPLLQLDSCSLHSRSLSLRESHQHRDQLQALPGKPEDSAPHSSALTPSMLYSRNGSLSYDSLLHPSPNALTMMDCLAHPGPPSLGCRLPFQPTNQFSAWLPELPCPVLVGRHSPHPKNPSPVGYDSLPKTVMASIQERRETEDERQLQVQSHFQPQPDPGVYDMPRLHSLYPGPCYSEGPRVTKSRSPTPPIFGSRDNLIGSGGRVPQLHSSASRSSMTSVTSMTSMTSVHTDTSGSGAQAPPKPLHCPPSYSSSSTPQENLPFVNTSDTRDMPPQGSSRYDS, from the exons ATGCCCGGCATCGTTGGAAAGACATTTAAACCCACAACGTTTATCCCCGTGTCCAGCGCTGCCACACTCCTTGTCGGTTCTACAACTTTATTTTTCGTTTTCAC GTGCCCTTGGCTGACCCGCACAATCTCCCCCATCGTCCCGCTTTACAATGGCATCGTCTTCGTCTTTGTGTTGGCCAACTTCGGCATGGCCACCTTCATGGACTCTGGCGTTTTCCCCCGAG CGaccgaggaggaggaggacaagGAGGACGACTTCCGGGCGCCACTCTACAAGAACGTGGAGGTGAAGGGCATCCAGGTGCGCATGAAGTGGTGCGCCTCCTGCCACTTCTACAGACCTCCGCGCTGCTCccactgcagcgtgtgtgaccACTGCGTGGAG GACTTCGACCATCACTGCCCCTGGGTGAACAACTGCATTGGCAGACGTAACTACCGCTACTTCTTCCTGTTCCTGCTGTCTCTCAGCATCCACATGGTGGGCGTCTTCTCCTTTGGCCTCCTCTTTGTAATGCACCACCTGGAACGTCTGGAAGCCCTGCAGACCACTGTCAC CTTGGCGGTCATGTGCGTGTCAGGCCTGTTCTTTATCCCAGTGGGTGGCCTCACTGGCTTCCACATGGTGCTGGTGGTCAGGGGGCGCACAACAAATGAACAG GTAACCGGCAAGTTCAAAGGAGGGGTCAACCCCTTCTCACGTGGTTGCTGGGGCAACACCGAGTACGTCCTGTGCAGTCCCCTCGCTCCCAG ATACATGGTGCCCCCCAGGAAGCAGCCCTCCGTCTCTATCCAACCGCCCTTTCTTCAGCCTGAGCTTTCAGATGGACAGATGACCTTCATGTTCAGAGACAATGGGAAGAGTAACATCTTCTGGACCAAG TCTAAAGGAAGTCTGGATGTGATCACACTTGCTCCCAGGCCGGACCCTGGCGAGGACTGCGAGCCGAAACCCAGACTGGCTGACGGCGAAG GCCTATCTGCCCAAGCCTTCTTTAAGTACCAGGTCCCCTTCGGGTCTGTGGCGGAGGTGCAGTATTGCGCAGCGGGAGAGCAG GTCACAATATCTGGCCGTCACAGAGCATCGGCCAGCCTGGATGGCGTCCCCAGGGGCCAGGACTACTTCTCTGAGCCTGACCTGGACCTTCCGGACTGCAGGAACCAGCTTGCGCCCTGGGCCTTGCAGTCTCCGCTGCTGCAGCTGGACTCGTGCAGCCTCCACTCGCGCTCGCTCAGCCTGAGGGAGTCGCACCAGCACCGGGACCAGCTCCAGGCCCTACCCGGCAAGCCCGAGGACTCGGCCCCCCACAGCAGCGCCTTGACACCCAGCATGCTGTACAGCCGTAATGGGAGCCTCTCTTATGACAGCCTACTCCACCCAAGCCCTAACGCCCTCACCATGATGGACTGCCTAGCCCACCCTGGGCCGCCCTCACTGGGATGCCGCTTGCCATTCCAGCCCACGAACCAGTTCTCAGCATGGCTGCCCGAGTTGCCGTGCCCAGTCCTGGTGGGCAGACACTCCCCCCATCCGAAGAACCCCTCACCGGTGGGCTACGACAGCCTTCCCAAGACCGTCATGGCGTCCATTCAGGAGCGACGGGAGACTGAGGATGAGAGACAGCTGCAGGTCCAATCCCACTTCCAGCCTCAGCCAGACCCTGGGGTGTATGACATGCCCCGCTTGCACAGCCTGTACCCGGGTCCATGCTACTCAGAGGGCCCCCGAGTTACCAAGTCACGGAGTCCCACACCCCCCATCTTCGGGTCACGGGACAATCTGATAGGTTCCGGGGGTAGGGTGCCCCAGCTCCATTCCTCGGCTTCTCGGTCCTCCATGACCTCCGTGACCTCTATGACCTCCATGACCTCTGTGCACACGGACACATCCGGCAGTGGAGCACAAGCCCCACCCAAACCACTTCACTGCCCCCCTTCATATTCTTCCTCTTCTACACCCCAGGAAAATCTCCCCTTTGTCAACACTTCAGACACGAGAGACATGCCTCCCCAGGGAAGCTCCAGGTATGACTCCTAA
- the LOC111849816 gene encoding serine/threonine-protein phosphatase PGAM5, mitochondrial-like has product MASRRALKMIFGVAGGSAALAVTAAGLRGHLGNVGEDQRRNNWNIFTPLGAAQPHPLSLENQNLTVTPSGNDWDINWDKRDPVAVLNSKMKREKAVSSTEDQTTELQNNKPRATRHIILIRHSQYNQKGSDDKERFLTSLGREQAELTAQRLATLGLKYDILIHSTMTRATETADIIGKHLPEVKKMSCDLLREGSPVEPVPRIGQWRPESVYHEDGARIEAAFRRYIHRADVTQKQDSYEIIVCHANVIRYFVCRALQFPPEGWLRMGLNNGSITWLTIRPSGRVGLRMLGDSGFMPPEKLTRS; this is encoded by the exons atggcGTCCAGGAGAGCTCTGAAAATGATTTTCGGGGTTGCCGGGGGGTCGGCTGCCCTGGCGGTGACAGCGGCTGGGTTACGGGGGCACTTAGGCAATGTTGGGGAAGATCAGCGTCGGAACAACTGGAATATCTTTACGCCTCTTGGAGCAGCGCAGCCGCATCCATTGTCTCTGGAGAACCAAAATCTAACTGTTACACCAAGCGGAAACGACTGGGACATCAACTGGGATAA GCGTGACCCAGTGGCCGTTCTAAACTCGAAGATGAAGCGAGAGAAGGCTGTGAGCAGCACCGAAGACCAGACCACGGAGCTGCAGAATAACAAGCCCAGAGCCACTCGCCACATTATCCTGATTCGGCATTCCCAGTACAACCAAAAGGGGAGCGATGACAAGGAGAGGTTTCTGACATCCTTAG GTCGTGAGCAGGCTGAGCTGACCGCTCAGCGACTGGCGACCTTGGGTTTGAAGTACGACATTTTGATTCACTCCACCATGACACGGGCGACAGAGACGGCGGACATCATTGGAAAGCACCTCCCAG AGGTGAAGAAGATGAGCTGTGATTTGCTGAGGGAAGGATCTCCTGTCGAACCTGTGCCACGGATTGGCCAATGGAGGCCAGAGTCTGTG TATCATGAGGACGGTGCCCGAATTGAAGCAGCTTTTCGGCGCTATATTCACCGTGCTGATGTCACACAGAAGCAAGACAGCTATGAGATCATCGTATGCCATGCTAACGTCATCCGCTACTTTGTGTGCAG GGCTTTGCAGTTCCCTCCTGAGGGCTGGCTGAGGATGGGCTTGAACAATGGCAGCATCACCTGGCTCACCATACGGCCCAGTGGCCGTGTGGGGCTCAGGATGCTGGGAGACTCGGGCTTTATGCCCCCTGAAAAGCTCACACGCTCATGA